A region of Massilia sp. WG5 DNA encodes the following proteins:
- a CDS encoding mechanosensitive ion channel family protein: MNIRGYFTSLDISWTNAAFALGAAVISFFLIHGAVMMFRRRLGKLTGEAAQRPIVDVLLHTLARTSNLAVLATSLLIGASVLELAPPWNQRIGHLWFITLGAQLAVWLHRAIGVTARRYFRIHGKNKENEQVTVAHTLMIWALQWSVWTVFLLAMLANLGINVTTFVASLGIGGVAVALAVQNILGDLFASLSIAIDKPFEVGDSVSVPEFSGTIEHVGLKTTRIRALSGEQIVIANAELLRKVVHNFKRMNTRRVQFNLRINPATPPELAAQIPPRLSKIIEGKEKVTLDHVNLTALDQNFIEYDIVYKLADADYGLFLKTQQQVLLEAMAMCRELGVSTAPRAQQLVLSEAPAAEQAANDSPDAKRPDGRGKAQARFTP, translated from the coding sequence ATGAACATCCGCGGCTATTTCACATCCCTCGACATCAGCTGGACCAACGCCGCCTTCGCGCTCGGCGCGGCGGTGATCAGCTTCTTCCTCATCCACGGCGCGGTGATGATGTTCCGCCGCCGCCTCGGCAAGCTGACCGGCGAAGCGGCCCAGCGGCCGATCGTCGACGTGCTGCTGCACACGCTGGCGCGCACCAGCAACCTGGCGGTGCTGGCGACCTCGCTGCTGATCGGCGCCTCGGTCCTCGAGCTCGCGCCTCCCTGGAACCAGCGCATCGGCCACCTGTGGTTCATCACCCTCGGGGCCCAGCTCGCGGTCTGGCTGCACCGCGCGATCGGCGTGACGGCGCGGCGCTATTTCCGCATCCACGGCAAGAACAAGGAGAACGAGCAGGTCACGGTGGCGCACACGCTGATGATCTGGGCCCTGCAATGGAGCGTCTGGACCGTGTTCCTGCTGGCGATGCTGGCGAATCTCGGCATCAACGTCACAACCTTCGTGGCCAGCCTGGGCATCGGCGGCGTGGCGGTGGCGCTCGCGGTGCAGAACATCCTCGGCGACCTGTTCGCCTCGCTGTCGATCGCGATCGACAAGCCCTTCGAGGTCGGCGACTCGGTGTCGGTGCCGGAATTCTCCGGCACCATCGAGCACGTGGGCCTGAAGACGACGCGCATCCGCGCCCTGTCCGGCGAACAGATCGTGATCGCCAACGCCGAGCTGCTGCGCAAGGTCGTGCACAACTTCAAGCGCATGAACACGCGGCGCGTGCAGTTCAACCTGCGCATCAACCCGGCCACGCCGCCGGAACTCGCGGCGCAGATTCCGCCCCGGCTGTCGAAGATCATCGAGGGCAAGGAAAAAGTGACGCTGGACCACGTCAACCTGACCGCCCTCGACCAGAACTTCATCGAGTACGACATCGTCTACAAGCTTGCCGACGCCGACTACGGCCTGTTCCTGAAGACCCAGCAGCAGGTCCTGCTGGAGGCGATGGCGATGTGCCGCGAGCTCGGTGTCTCGACCGCGCCGCGCGCCCAGCAGCTGGTCCTGAGCGAGGCGCCGGCGGCCGAACAGGCAGCCAACGACTCACCCGACGCCAAGCGTCCGGACGGCCGCGGCAAGGCGCAGGCAAGGTTCACGCCCTGA